A stretch of the Tardiphaga sp. 709 genome encodes the following:
- a CDS encoding ArgE/DapE family deacylase — protein sequence MVLDDTLRKKLIASVEDGFAEQIAYTQDLIRLQSVRGDEFVIQDRVFNELRNRGYAMERFDMDREAIGRHPGGSPFSDDHSRAPIVVGTHRPRDEAGRSLILQAHVDVVPPGPESLWTHPPFDPVIEGDWLYGRGGADMKAGHAANLYALDALRRIGLQPAATVYIQSVVEEESTGNGALMTHLRGYKADAVLIPEPEDEKLVRANVGVVWFQVEVRGLPVHVREMGTGANAIDAAYRIIGELRKLETEWNARKAGRPNFENEEHPINLNVGKIEGGDWESSVPAWCRIGCRVSIYPGVSAKEAAAEIEQRIAKFAREDSFLSNIPPLVTFHGFHTEGYELPPGSEAEKVLADAHLGATGKKLESFMTAGYLDTRVYALYDKIPALCYGPYSQNIHGFDERVSIASLKRITTAMTLFIAEWCGVELATPE from the coding sequence ATGGTTCTCGACGATACGCTTCGCAAAAAACTGATTGCTTCGGTCGAAGACGGATTTGCCGAGCAGATCGCCTACACGCAGGATCTCATCAGGCTGCAATCCGTGCGCGGCGATGAATTTGTTATTCAGGACCGCGTTTTCAATGAGTTGCGTAATCGCGGATACGCGATGGAGCGCTTCGACATGGACCGTGAGGCCATCGGGCGGCATCCCGGCGGCTCCCCGTTCTCAGACGATCATTCACGCGCCCCGATCGTTGTTGGAACACATCGCCCGCGCGACGAAGCCGGTCGGTCCCTCATCTTGCAGGCCCACGTTGATGTCGTCCCGCCGGGACCAGAGAGCTTGTGGACCCATCCACCTTTCGACCCGGTGATTGAGGGCGACTGGCTCTATGGCCGAGGTGGCGCAGACATGAAGGCGGGCCACGCGGCGAACCTTTACGCTCTCGATGCGCTGCGCAGGATCGGGCTGCAGCCGGCTGCGACCGTCTATATTCAATCCGTCGTCGAGGAAGAATCGACTGGTAACGGCGCTTTGATGACGCATCTTCGCGGCTACAAAGCCGACGCCGTTCTCATTCCAGAGCCAGAAGACGAGAAGCTAGTACGAGCGAACGTAGGTGTTGTTTGGTTTCAGGTGGAGGTGCGGGGTCTACCCGTCCACGTCCGCGAGATGGGCACGGGTGCCAATGCGATCGACGCGGCTTACCGCATCATTGGTGAGCTCCGCAAACTGGAAACGGAATGGAACGCTCGGAAAGCGGGGCGTCCAAACTTTGAAAACGAAGAACATCCTATTAATTTGAACGTCGGCAAAATTGAGGGCGGCGACTGGGAGTCGTCCGTTCCCGCATGGTGTCGAATCGGCTGCCGCGTTTCGATCTATCCTGGCGTCAGTGCCAAGGAGGCAGCTGCTGAGATTGAGCAGCGAATTGCAAAATTCGCGCGGGAAGACTCGTTCCTTTCAAACATTCCCCCATTAGTCACTTTCCACGGCTTCCACACAGAAGGATACGAACTGCCGCCAGGCTCCGAGGCAGAAAAGGTGCTCGCGGATGCTCATTTAGGGGCGACCGGCAAGAAGCTCGAAAGCTTCATGACTGCCGGTTATCTCGATACCAGGGTTTATGCGCTCTACGACAAGATTCCCGCGCTATGCTACGGCCCCTACTCCCAAAACATTCATGGCTTTGATGAGCGCGTCAGTATTGCGTCTCTCAAGCGCATCACTACTGCGATGACACTTTTCATCGCCGAATGGTGTGGCGTTGAGCTTGCCACACCTGAGTGA
- a CDS encoding response regulator yields the protein MVVFTGKDLSAKEQAQLLAMAKSIVLKDVQSPERLLDETALFLHRVITDLPKEKQAMLERLHGSMEILRGRKVLVVDDDARNIFALTSLLENHDVDVLSTTKGRDAIELIRTTPDISLVLMDIMMPEMDGYETIRHIRSLPEFRTLPILALTAKAMKGDREKCLEAGASDYISKPVNTDQLLSLMRVWLYR from the coding sequence GTGGTGGTCTTCACCGGCAAGGATCTGAGCGCGAAGGAACAGGCGCAGCTACTGGCGATGGCCAAGAGCATCGTGCTGAAGGACGTTCAATCGCCCGAGCGGCTGCTGGATGAAACGGCTCTGTTTCTCCATCGCGTGATCACCGATCTGCCGAAAGAGAAGCAGGCCATGCTCGAACGGCTGCACGGTTCGATGGAGATTCTCCGTGGCCGCAAGGTATTGGTTGTCGACGACGATGCGCGCAACATTTTCGCGCTCACGTCGCTGCTGGAAAATCACGACGTCGACGTGCTCAGCACCACCAAAGGCCGGGACGCCATCGAGCTCATTCGCACCACGCCGGATATTAGCCTGGTTCTGATGGACATCATGATGCCGGAGATGGACGGATACGAGACTATCCGGCATATACGGAGCCTTCCAGAGTTTCGAACCCTGCCTATTTTGGCGCTCACCGCCAAGGCGATGAAGGGCGACCGGGAGAAATGTCTCGAGGCCGGTGCGAGCGATTACATCTCCAAACCTGTCAACACCGACCAGCTTCTGTCCCTCATGCGCGTGTGGCTTTACCGATGA
- a CDS encoding response regulator yields MSVPELSGDRQSVSQVGAPRPVAAALDVVNILIVDDEPKNLTVLETVLTDPRYRLVKGGSAQDALLALLREEFAVLILDVQMPGVTGFELAQMIKERKKTAEIPIIFLTAFYNEDEHVIEGYDNGAVDYLLKPINPSILRSKVSVLVELYLKQRQLESANRALSAEVAERRLIQAQLSELNDTLEQRVAERTEAIMQAERLNRLLMNEVNHRSKNLLSVVLAVAQQTAYSSGPDFVRNFSNRVQALAVNQDLLVENQWRSIGVLELVRGQLAHFGDLVQSRIAVEGPSLQLSPSAAQSIGMAVHELSTNAVKYGALSTDHGAIEITWAADYEKTDQGFHIRWEERGGPEVKAPAHRGFGTTVVTRMIEMGLGGRTTLVYAASGLIWSYVSPLRRVLEEER; encoded by the coding sequence ATGAGCGTTCCGGAGCTTTCTGGCGATCGTCAATCCGTGAGCCAAGTGGGGGCGCCACGGCCGGTGGCTGCCGCCCTCGACGTCGTCAATATCCTGATCGTCGATGACGAGCCCAAGAATCTGACCGTCCTCGAAACCGTCCTAACCGATCCGAGATATCGTCTGGTCAAGGGAGGATCCGCCCAGGATGCGCTTCTGGCGTTGCTGCGGGAAGAGTTTGCGGTGCTGATCCTTGATGTGCAGATGCCCGGCGTCACCGGTTTTGAACTCGCCCAGATGATCAAGGAGCGCAAGAAGACCGCCGAGATCCCGATCATCTTCCTCACCGCGTTCTACAATGAAGACGAACACGTCATTGAAGGCTATGACAACGGCGCCGTCGACTACCTGCTCAAGCCCATCAATCCCTCGATCTTGCGTTCAAAAGTGAGCGTCCTTGTTGAATTGTATCTCAAACAGCGCCAGCTGGAGAGCGCTAACCGCGCATTGTCTGCCGAAGTCGCTGAACGGCGTCTCATCCAGGCGCAATTGAGCGAATTGAACGACACGCTGGAACAACGCGTCGCCGAGCGGACGGAAGCGATTATGCAGGCGGAACGTCTGAATCGCCTTCTGATGAACGAAGTCAATCATCGCTCGAAGAATCTTCTGAGCGTCGTATTGGCTGTTGCGCAACAGACGGCCTATTCGAGTGGCCCGGATTTCGTTCGAAATTTTTCGAACAGAGTGCAGGCGCTGGCCGTCAATCAGGATCTGCTCGTCGAGAATCAATGGCGGAGCATCGGAGTGCTGGAGCTCGTTCGCGGTCAGCTTGCGCATTTTGGCGACCTCGTTCAAAGCCGGATCGCCGTCGAAGGACCGTCATTGCAACTTTCGCCTTCCGCTGCACAGTCGATCGGGATGGCCGTCCATGAACTGTCGACCAACGCGGTCAAATATGGCGCGCTTTCGACGGATCATGGCGCGATCGAGATCACATGGGCAGCCGACTATGAAAAGACGGATCAAGGCTTTCATATCCGGTGGGAGGAGCGCGGCGGCCCTGAGGTGAAGGCGCCCGCGCATCGCGGCTTCGGCACGACCGTCGTGACGAGAATGATTGAGATGGGGCTCGGCGGCCGGACAACCCTCGTCTATGCCGCCAGCGGACTGATCTGGAGCTATGTAAGTCCGCTCAGGAGGGTGTTGGAAGAGGAGCGATGA
- a CDS encoding M20 family metallopeptidase yields the protein MNSVELAQALVRFDSLNPPGREKDCAGYIADLLRDAGLAVTAYEFAPGRPSIVARLSGTEALKPLVFTGHIDVVPLGEKPWSAPPFAAEIREGKLIGRGASDMKAGVAAFVVAAVEATKKGRLKRGITLVITAGEETGCQGAFHLAREGALGDAELLIVAEPTSNLPIIAHKGSVRLRITATGKTAHSSMPELGENAVYKVASWVGLIEALKFPENEHPLLGRTTASVTTIFGGQNINSVPDSAGVTVDFRTVPGHDHQVLIADIQERLGAEASIQLVTDFKGFATAPDEPAIEPLMDILAARLGAPPVPAGAPYFTDASALVPGFNNVPTVVIGPGEAAQCHQTDEFCYVERIDEAFDIYTQLIDRICR from the coding sequence ATGAACAGCGTTGAACTTGCACAAGCCTTGGTGCGATTTGATTCCCTCAACCCGCCCGGCAGAGAAAAGGATTGCGCAGGTTATATTGCCGATTTGCTGCGGGATGCCGGCCTTGCCGTTACAGCTTACGAGTTCGCGCCGGGACGGCCGTCAATCGTCGCCAGGTTGTCTGGCACGGAGGCACTAAAGCCACTTGTCTTCACAGGCCACATTGATGTCGTGCCGCTTGGAGAAAAGCCGTGGTCGGCACCGCCGTTCGCGGCGGAGATCCGTGAGGGCAAGCTCATCGGGCGCGGCGCCAGCGATATGAAAGCTGGCGTCGCAGCCTTCGTTGTTGCTGCGGTCGAAGCGACCAAGAAAGGCCGCTTGAAACGCGGCATCACGCTGGTCATCACCGCAGGTGAGGAGACGGGGTGCCAAGGAGCGTTCCACCTTGCACGCGAGGGTGCCCTTGGGGACGCAGAGCTATTGATCGTTGCGGAGCCGACGTCGAATCTTCCTATCATCGCGCATAAAGGCTCGGTCAGGCTGAGAATCACGGCCACAGGAAAGACAGCGCATTCTTCGATGCCTGAGCTGGGCGAAAACGCTGTGTATAAGGTTGCGAGCTGGGTCGGACTTATCGAAGCTCTGAAGTTTCCTGAGAACGAACACCCGTTGCTAGGGAGGACGACCGCCTCGGTCACCACGATCTTCGGCGGTCAAAACATCAACTCCGTTCCCGATTCGGCAGGCGTTACAGTCGATTTTCGCACAGTGCCCGGACATGACCATCAGGTGCTCATTGCAGACATCCAAGAGCGATTGGGAGCTGAAGCATCGATACAGCTGGTCACCGATTTCAAAGGGTTCGCGACTGCACCCGACGAGCCTGCGATTGAACCATTGATGGACATCCTGGCCGCTCGACTGGGCGCTCCCCCTGTGCCGGCCGGCGCTCCTTACTTCACCGATGCCTCTGCCTTGGTGCCGGGGTTTAACAATGTGCCAACCGTCGTCATCGGTCCCGGCGAAGCGGCGCAATGCCACCAAACCGATGAGTTCTGCTACGTCGAGCGAATTGATGAGGCATTCGACATCTACACTCAGCTTATAGACCGTATCTGCAGGTAA
- a CDS encoding HAMP domain-containing protein, with translation MSETTTFRDRKKSANVKKNGKATVSVEDAVALRSGQLLNAILAFRDGDFSVRLPSNWPGMDGRIAEAFNHSVAYEARISREVARLSDTVGKEGRLKQRITLPGATGGWAEKVDSINTLLDDLVRPTTEVARTIGAVAKGDLGQSMELEVDGRPLKGEFLRSAKLVNTMIEQLSVFTSEVTRVAREVGTEGKLGGQAQVRGVSGVWRELTESVNQMAGNLTAQVRNIADVTIAVANGDLSKKITVDVRGEILQLKEAINTMVDQLRSFASEVTRMARDVGTDGSLGGQAVVPGVAGTWKDLTDSVNAMATNLTEQVRNIATVTTAVARGDLSRKITVDAKGEILELKNTINTMVDQLNGFAAEVTRVAREVGTEGKLGGQAAVPGVAGTWKDLTDNVNFMASNLTGQVRNIAEVTTAVARGDLSKKITADVRGEILEVKNTINTMVDQLNGFASEVTRVAREVGTEGKLGGQAAVPGVAGTWKDLTDNVNSMASNLTGQVRNIADVATAVANGDLSRKITVDVKGEILALKNTMNTMVDQLNGFAAEVTRVAREVGTEGKLGGQAAVPGVAGTWKDLTDNVNFMASNLTGQVRNIAEVTTAVARGDLSKKITADVRGEILEVKDTINTMVDQLNGFASEVTRVAREVGTEGKLGGQAQVPGVAGTWKDLTDNVNSMANNLTGQVRNIAEVTIAVANGDLSKKITADVRGEILEVKQTINTMVDQLRSFAAEVSRVAREVGTDGKLGGQAHVPGVAGTWKDLTDNVNSMANNLTGQVRNIADVATAIARGDLSRKITVDVKGEILELKETMNTMVDQLSAFASEVTRVAREVGTEGKLGGQAAVPGVAGTWKDLTDNVNYMASNLTDQVRNIAEVTIAVASGDLSKKITVDVRGEILQLKETINTMVEQLRSFASEVTRVAREVGTEGRLGGQAAVPGVAGTWKDLTDTVNGLANNLTTQVRNIAEVTTAVARGDLNRKITVDVQGEILELKNTINTMVDQLNSFAGEVTRVAREVGTEGRLGGQAAVPGVAGTWKDLTDNVNFMASNLTDQVRGIVKVVTAVANGNLTQRLNVQAKGEVAALGETINNMTDTLATFADQVTNVAREVGVDGRLGGQANVPGAAGTWKDLTSNVNLLAANLTTQVRAIAEVATAVTKGDLTRTIQVDARGEVSELKDNLNTMISNLRDTTESNREQDWLKTNLAKFGNILQGQRELSTVGKILLSELGPLIQAYQGTIYHLDSADEDTRLTLLSSYAHRGDGLPETIALGEGLAGQCAVEKKSIVLSDVAPEFIGISSSLGKATRVSIVVLPVLFEGQTRAVIELAKLQPFSAVNLAFLEQLTLNLGAVFNTIEATMRTEGLLTQSQQLTAELQSRQAELQQTNEELGTKAKLLADQNAEVERKNTEVEQARHALEEKAIELALTSKYKSEFLANMSHELRTPLNSILILSQQLAENVPGNLSDRQIEFSRNINSSGSDLLNLINDILDLSKIESGTVTVEVEEIPFGRLRENVERNFRHVAEAKSLPFAVEFASNLPRFMESDDKRLQQILKNLLSNAVKFTAHGHVQMSVLLAEQGWTPDHPVLSKADQVVAFAVEDTGIGISPDKQRLIFEAFQQADAGTSRRYGGTGLGLAISRELAALLGGEIKLASVFDQGSTFTLYLPVKFIKRDIPQTELTETTVSAQSLTRELKILPIAREEYVEDDRDIVQEGDPVLLIVEDDVHYARILLGLARDKGFKGVIGNRGSVALALARRYRPMAISLDIFLPDMLGWTVLNQLKLDPVTRHIPVQIITLDEESQHGLSHGAFAYLVKEPTTDGLEMAFDRLKKFTAPRTKRLLVVEDDDIERKSIVELLNDKDIELVTAATGADALRAMQDHPFDCVVLDLRLPDMTGFELLEKLHADLGSVEGARGGLHRQGSEREGTGAATGDGQEHRAEGRSIARAAAG, from the coding sequence ATGAGCGAAACGACGACTTTCCGCGATCGCAAGAAGTCCGCAAACGTTAAGAAAAACGGGAAAGCGACGGTGTCTGTCGAGGACGCCGTGGCGCTCCGGTCGGGACAGCTTCTCAATGCCATTCTGGCCTTTCGAGACGGCGACTTTTCGGTTCGCCTGCCCTCGAACTGGCCCGGCATGGATGGTCGGATCGCCGAGGCTTTTAATCATAGTGTCGCATATGAAGCGCGGATTTCCCGGGAAGTTGCGCGTCTGAGCGACACGGTAGGCAAGGAGGGCAGGCTCAAGCAACGCATAACACTGCCTGGCGCTACGGGAGGCTGGGCCGAAAAGGTCGACTCGATCAACACGCTGCTCGACGATCTGGTGCGCCCGACGACCGAGGTGGCGCGCACGATTGGCGCGGTGGCCAAGGGCGACCTCGGACAATCCATGGAACTGGAAGTCGACGGCAGGCCTCTCAAAGGTGAATTTCTGAGGTCGGCCAAACTGGTCAATACGATGATCGAGCAGCTCTCGGTCTTTACGTCCGAAGTCACCCGCGTCGCGCGTGAAGTCGGCACCGAAGGCAAGCTTGGCGGCCAAGCCCAGGTGAGGGGCGTCTCCGGTGTCTGGCGGGAACTGACCGAGTCGGTGAACCAGATGGCCGGCAATCTGACGGCGCAGGTCCGCAACATCGCCGACGTGACCATCGCCGTCGCCAATGGCGATCTGTCGAAGAAGATCACGGTCGACGTCCGCGGCGAGATCCTGCAGCTCAAGGAGGCCATCAACACGATGGTTGACCAGCTCCGCTCCTTCGCCTCCGAAGTGACACGCATGGCGCGCGACGTCGGTACCGACGGAAGCCTGGGCGGTCAGGCTGTCGTTCCCGGCGTGGCCGGCACGTGGAAGGACCTGACCGACTCCGTCAACGCGATGGCGACCAACCTCACGGAGCAGGTGCGCAACATCGCGACCGTGACGACGGCGGTGGCGCGCGGCGACCTCTCGCGCAAGATTACCGTCGATGCCAAGGGGGAAATCCTGGAACTGAAGAACACCATCAATACGATGGTCGACCAGCTCAACGGCTTTGCGGCCGAGGTGACCCGCGTGGCGCGCGAAGTTGGCACCGAAGGCAAGCTCGGTGGTCAGGCCGCGGTGCCCGGCGTCGCCGGCACCTGGAAGGATCTCACCGATAACGTGAACTTCATGGCGTCGAACCTCACGGGGCAGGTCCGCAACATCGCCGAGGTGACGACAGCGGTGGCGCGCGGCGATCTGTCCAAGAAAATCACCGCGGACGTCCGCGGCGAAATCCTCGAGGTGAAGAATACCATCAACACGATGGTGGACCAGCTCAACGGTTTCGCATCCGAGGTGACGCGCGTGGCTCGCGAGGTCGGCACGGAAGGCAAGCTTGGCGGTCAGGCCGCGGTGCCCGGCGTCGCCGGCACCTGGAAGGATCTCACCGACAACGTCAACTCGATGGCGTCAAACCTGACCGGTCAGGTCCGCAACATTGCAGACGTCGCCACGGCGGTGGCCAATGGCGACCTCTCGCGCAAGATCACGGTCGACGTGAAGGGCGAAATCCTCGCATTAAAGAACACCATGAATACCATGGTGGATCAGCTCAACGGCTTCGCGGCGGAAGTGACGCGCGTGGCGCGCGAAGTCGGCACCGAAGGTAAGCTCGGTGGTCAGGCCGCTGTGCCCGGCGTCGCCGGCACGTGGAAGGATCTCACCGACAACGTGAACTTCATGGCCTCGAACCTGACGGGGCAGGTCCGCAACATCGCCGAGGTCACGACCGCGGTGGCGCGCGGCGACCTGTCCAAGAAGATTACGGCCGATGTGCGTGGCGAGATCCTCGAGGTGAAGGACACCATCAACACGATGGTGGATCAGCTCAACGGTTTCGCCTCCGAAGTGACGCGCGTGGCGCGCGAAGTCGGCACCGAAGGCAAGCTCGGCGGCCAGGCTCAGGTGCCCGGCGTCGCCGGAACCTGGAAGGATCTTACCGACAACGTCAACTCGATGGCCAATAACCTGACCGGTCAGGTGCGTAACATCGCGGAAGTCACCATCGCGGTCGCCAATGGCGATCTGTCCAAGAAGATCACGGCCGACGTGCGCGGCGAGATCCTCGAGGTGAAGCAGACCATCAATACCATGGTCGATCAGTTGCGCTCCTTCGCAGCGGAAGTCAGCCGCGTGGCGCGCGAGGTCGGCACCGACGGCAAGCTCGGCGGCCAGGCCCATGTGCCTGGCGTCGCTGGCACCTGGAAGGATCTCACCGACAACGTTAACTCGATGGCCAATAACCTGACCGGTCAGGTGCGTAACATCGCCGACGTCGCGACGGCAATCGCGCGCGGCGATCTCAGCCGCAAGATCACCGTGGACGTGAAGGGTGAAATCCTCGAGCTGAAGGAAACCATGAACACCATGGTCGATCAGCTCTCGGCCTTTGCCTCAGAAGTGACGCGCGTCGCGCGCGAGGTGGGCACCGAAGGCAAGCTCGGCGGTCAGGCGGCGGTGCCGGGCGTCGCCGGCACCTGGAAGGATCTCACCGACAACGTCAACTACATGGCCTCGAACTTGACCGACCAGGTCCGCAACATCGCCGAGGTTACCATCGCGGTGGCCAGCGGTGACCTGTCGAAAAAGATCACCGTCGACGTGCGCGGCGAAATTCTTCAGCTCAAGGAGACTATCAACACGATGGTCGAGCAGCTACGTTCCTTTGCGTCGGAAGTGACGCGCGTGGCGCGCGAGGTAGGGACCGAGGGGCGGCTCGGCGGACAGGCCGCGGTGCCCGGCGTCGCCGGCACCTGGAAGGACCTGACGGATACGGTCAACGGGTTGGCGAACAACCTGACCACCCAGGTGCGCAACATCGCGGAAGTGACCACGGCGGTGGCGCGCGGCGACCTGAACCGCAAGATCACCGTGGACGTGCAGGGCGAAATCCTAGAGCTGAAGAACACCATCAATACCATGGTCGATCAGCTCAACTCCTTCGCCGGCGAAGTAACGCGCGTGGCGCGCGAAGTCGGGACCGAGGGTCGACTGGGCGGTCAGGCGGCGGTGCCCGGTGTCGCCGGCACGTGGAAGGATCTCACCGACAACGTCAACTTCATGGCGTCGAACCTGACAGATCAGGTCCGCGGCATTGTGAAGGTCGTGACCGCCGTGGCGAACGGCAATCTCACCCAGCGCCTGAACGTTCAGGCGAAGGGCGAAGTGGCGGCGCTGGGCGAGACTATCAATAACATGACGGATACGCTCGCGACCTTCGCCGATCAGGTGACAAACGTGGCGCGCGAAGTCGGCGTCGACGGGCGGCTCGGCGGTCAAGCCAACGTCCCCGGCGCCGCCGGCACATGGAAGGACCTCACCAGCAACGTGAATCTGCTGGCGGCGAATCTGACGACACAAGTGCGCGCGATCGCCGAGGTCGCGACGGCTGTGACCAAGGGCGATCTGACGCGAACGATTCAGGTCGATGCGCGCGGCGAAGTCTCGGAGTTGAAAGACAATCTCAACACGATGATCTCGAACCTGCGCGACACCACCGAGAGCAACCGGGAGCAGGACTGGCTCAAGACCAATCTCGCGAAATTCGGGAACATCCTACAGGGCCAGCGCGAACTGAGCACGGTGGGCAAGATTCTTCTGAGCGAATTGGGGCCGCTGATCCAGGCCTATCAGGGTACGATCTACCATTTGGACAGCGCCGATGAAGACACTAGGCTGACGCTTCTTTCCAGCTACGCGCATCGCGGCGACGGGCTGCCGGAAACCATCGCTTTGGGCGAGGGTCTTGCAGGCCAATGTGCCGTCGAGAAGAAGAGCATCGTGCTCAGCGATGTGGCGCCCGAATTCATTGGGATCTCGTCCAGTCTGGGCAAGGCGACGCGGGTGAGCATTGTCGTTCTCCCCGTTCTCTTTGAGGGGCAGACGAGGGCCGTGATCGAATTGGCGAAGCTGCAGCCTTTCAGCGCCGTCAATCTCGCCTTCCTGGAACAACTGACGCTCAATCTCGGCGCCGTCTTCAACACCATCGAAGCCACGATGCGCACCGAAGGACTGCTGACGCAATCGCAACAGCTCACGGCCGAACTGCAGTCGCGGCAGGCGGAACTGCAGCAGACCAATGAAGAACTCGGCACCAAGGCGAAGCTGCTTGCCGATCAGAATGCCGAAGTGGAGCGCAAGAATACGGAAGTCGAGCAGGCACGACACGCGCTCGAGGAAAAGGCAATCGAACTCGCACTGACCTCGAAATACAAGTCCGAATTCCTCGCTAATATGTCCCACGAGCTGCGGACGCCGCTCAATTCGATTCTCATTCTCAGTCAGCAACTGGCCGAGAATGTGCCCGGCAACCTGTCCGATCGGCAGATCGAGTTCTCCCGCAACATCAATTCGTCCGGCTCCGATCTCCTCAACCTCATCAACGATATTCTCGATCTGTCGAAGATCGAGTCTGGCACCGTGACGGTGGAGGTCGAGGAAATTCCGTTCGGCCGACTGCGCGAAAATGTCGAGCGCAACTTCCGTCACGTCGCGGAGGCCAAGAGCCTGCCGTTTGCCGTGGAATTTGCGTCCAACTTGCCGCGCTTCATGGAGAGCGACGACAAGCGGCTGCAGCAGATCCTCAAGAACCTGCTGTCGAATGCCGTCAAGTTCACCGCGCATGGTCACGTCCAGATGAGCGTTTTGCTTGCGGAGCAGGGATGGACACCCGATCATCCGGTTCTCAGCAAGGCGGATCAGGTCGTCGCTTTTGCGGTCGAGGACACCGGCATCGGCATTTCGCCCGACAAGCAGCGGCTGATCTTCGAGGCGTTCCAGCAGGCGGATGCCGGGACGTCGCGTCGCTATGGTGGCACGGGTCTGGGACTCGCCATCAGCCGCGAATTGGCGGCGCTGCTCGGCGGCGAAATCAAGCTCGCAAGCGTGTTCGATCAGGGCAGCACTTTTACGCTCTATCTACCTGTCAAATTCATCAAGCGCGATATTCCGCAGACCGAACTGACTGAGACGACTGTGTCTGCCCAGTCCTTGACGCGCGAACTCAAGATACTGCCGATCGCGCGGGAAGAATATGTCGAGGATGATCGCGACATCGTGCAGGAGGGAGATCCCGTTCTCCTGATTGTCGAGGACGACGTTCACTACGCGCGCATCCTGCTGGGCCTTGCGCGCGACAAGGGTTTCAAGGGTGTCATCGGCAATCGGGGCAGCGTCGCGCTGGCGCTTGCCCGTCGCTACAGGCCGATGGCGATCTCGCTCGATATCTTCCTGCCGGATATGCTGGGCTGGACGGTGCTCAATCAGCTGAAACTCGATCCTGTCACGCGCCATATTCCGGTGCAGATCATCACGCTCGATGAAGAGAGTCAGCACGGGCTCTCACACGGCGCCTTCGCCTATCTGGTCAAGGAGCCAACCACAGACGGCCTTGAAATGGCCTTCGACCGGCTGAAGAAATTCACCGCGCCGCGCACTAAGCGGCTGCTGGTCGTCGAGGATGACGACATCGAACGGAAGTCGATCGTGGAGCTTCTGAACGACAAGGACATCGAATTGGTGACGGCTGCGACCGGCGCGGATGCCCTGCGCGCAATGCAGGATCATCCGTTCGACTGTGTTGTGCTCGATCTGCGGCTACCGGATATGACGGGCTTCGAACTCTTGGAGAAGCTGCACGCAGATCTCGGCTCTGTCGAAGGTGCCCGTGGTGGTCTTCACCGGCAAGGATCTGAGCGCGAAGGAACAGGCGCAGCTACTGGCGATGGCCAAGAGCATCGTGCTGAAGGACGTTCAATCGCCCGAGCGGCTGCTGGATGA
- a CDS encoding IclR family transcriptional regulator, with product MIQNPLAGRLSATIADKPGVPIVRALDRGIALLKAFHIARPRQTLTELSAAADLDKGTARRLLHTLQCSGLIDHDPSSGLYSLGVGVLELASSVEKGRELREIAAPLLSELSETTGTTAYLWVHHEGSAICVERVRASIPNVDAAWFTVGSRAPLNCGAGPRALLGFISPEERSVALSLELAKRTPKSQTNIKTLNAEAVRIQKQGWELAVDDFVVGLAALGVPVFDRQGHLAGSISITTLTAQLVEGAKPRHLDLIKKVSAEIGAKLFSRDAR from the coding sequence ATGATACAAAACCCACTTGCCGGACGGCTGTCGGCAACGATCGCAGACAAGCCAGGCGTTCCCATCGTAAGAGCACTGGACCGGGGCATCGCGCTCCTCAAGGCCTTCCATATCGCACGACCTCGTCAAACCTTGACAGAACTGTCGGCAGCGGCCGATCTGGACAAAGGGACTGCGCGACGACTACTTCATACGCTTCAATGCAGCGGGCTGATTGATCACGATCCCTCGAGCGGTCTGTATTCGCTCGGTGTTGGCGTGCTTGAGCTCGCATCCTCCGTGGAAAAGGGGAGGGAGCTGCGCGAGATTGCAGCGCCCTTGCTGAGCGAGCTCAGCGAGACAACTGGTACCACTGCCTATCTTTGGGTTCATCATGAGGGCAGCGCCATCTGTGTCGAGCGCGTGCGAGCCTCCATTCCAAATGTCGATGCCGCCTGGTTCACTGTCGGATCAAGGGCGCCGCTTAATTGCGGAGCTGGGCCCCGCGCGTTGTTGGGCTTTATCTCACCGGAAGAGCGATCCGTCGCTCTTTCGCTTGAGCTTGCGAAACGCACGCCGAAAAGCCAGACCAACATCAAAACCCTGAATGCCGAGGCCGTGCGAATTCAAAAGCAAGGCTGGGAGCTGGCCGTTGATGATTTCGTTGTAGGCCTGGCGGCATTGGGCGTGCCTGTCTTCGATCGCCAGGGACATCTAGCCGGAAGCATCAGCATCACGACATTGACTGCGCAGCTGGTCGAAGGTGCGAAGCCACGTCACCTTGACCTCATCAAGAAGGTCAGTGCTGAGATTGGCGCGAAGCTTTTTAGCCGCGACGCACGATGA